A window of bacterium contains these coding sequences:
- a CDS encoding outer membrane protein transport protein: protein MNRTKFFITLLAVLTLISASFATNGTRLIGFGVKMNGRGGTGIGVFDSPSLMMTNPAGIAFMEGAGVGVNFGALMPIVKFKNNLNDKTGDANTYPTGGIGYVSDRSPMKKLSWGIGLFTLGGMGADFKLNHALYKDASGNYIPQTYHSKLGTIQVGPSFAYKFNDKFAAGISLHLFYSQLEFEMPFSMPPSFLQGIAQPGVTFGQMFASPPLSYTELTAAAKMSDLTAISFGGKIGFAYKPCEKLSLGFNYSSPVTLTHKNGKATMDMSAQFNDAFAKMVGAYVGAGMPVDTARARVLASFAAMGINPALGMEDEYNLEAELINPQSIGIGVGFKATEKLTVACDVEYINWKDAYEKMALSLKNGKNANINRLMGINGDFNVDFPMEWKDAIMFRIGLEHKCTDKFTGRVGYAFGSNPVPSETVFSIFPAIVESHITLGGTYDFTQAMSLHIAYETTLNKSQTASNPSKIASEYNGSTSQLAGGFVNIGFAWKLR, encoded by the coding sequence ATGAATCGTACCAAGTTCTTCATCACTTTACTTGCAGTCCTAACACTTATCTCTGCCTCCTTCGCTACCAACGGAACCCGTTTGATCGGTTTCGGCGTGAAAATGAATGGTCGCGGCGGCACCGGCATCGGTGTGTTCGACAGCCCATCGCTCATGATGACCAATCCGGCTGGCATTGCATTTATGGAAGGCGCGGGCGTTGGCGTAAATTTCGGTGCACTCATGCCCATCGTGAAATTTAAGAATAATCTGAACGACAAGACCGGCGACGCCAACACCTATCCTACCGGCGGTATCGGCTATGTTTCCGACCGCAGCCCGATGAAAAAACTATCGTGGGGCATCGGTCTGTTCACATTAGGCGGTATGGGCGCTGATTTCAAATTGAATCATGCACTCTATAAGGATGCCAGTGGCAACTATATCCCGCAGACCTACCACTCCAAGTTAGGAACGATTCAAGTTGGACCAAGTTTTGCCTATAAATTCAACGATAAATTTGCGGCGGGCATCTCGTTGCATCTCTTCTATAGCCAATTAGAATTTGAAATGCCGTTCTCGATGCCGCCGTCATTCCTGCAAGGGATTGCACAACCGGGCGTCACGTTTGGCCAGATGTTTGCCAGTCCTCCCCTTAGCTATACTGAACTAACCGCCGCAGCGAAAATGAGTGACCTTACCGCAATCAGTTTCGGCGGCAAAATTGGTTTTGCCTATAAGCCATGTGAGAAGTTGTCGCTTGGATTCAATTATTCTTCCCCTGTGACATTGACCCATAAGAATGGCAAGGCGACGATGGATATGTCCGCCCAATTCAACGACGCCTTTGCTAAAATGGTCGGTGCGTATGTTGGTGCAGGAATGCCAGTTGACACCGCCCGCGCCAGAGTGTTAGCATCATTTGCTGCGATGGGCATCAATCCCGCGTTAGGCATGGAAGACGAATACAATCTCGAAGCGGAGTTAATCAATCCCCAATCGATTGGCATTGGTGTTGGATTCAAAGCCACTGAGAAATTAACCGTTGCCTGCGACGTTGAGTACATCAATTGGAAGGATGCATACGAGAAGATGGCGCTCAGCTTGAAGAATGGTAAGAATGCGAACATCAATCGTTTGATGGGCATCAATGGTGATTTCAATGTCGATTTCCCGATGGAATGGAAAGATGCGATTATGTTCCGGATCGGACTCGAACATAAGTGCACGGATAAATTCACCGGTCGGGTTGGTTATGCGTTTGGTTCCAATCCTGTTCCATCGGAGACCGTATTCTCCATTTTCCCGGCGATTGTTGAGAGCCATATAACACTTGGCGGTACCTACGATTTCACGCAAGCAATGTCACTGCACATTGCCTATGAGACGACATTGAACAAGTCTCAAACTGCCAGCAATCCGAGTAAAATCGCGAGCGAGTACAATGGCAGCACCAGCCAACTGGCGGGCGGTTTTGTGAACATCGGTTTCGCTTGGAAACTGCGGTAA
- the yidC gene encoding membrane protein insertase YidC: MDRNAWIAILLIGLVLILTPYLEKLWAPTPVPPPPVTQSHDTIPAAKPPAETGVRADTSAITSTTTPLVPPVVEKPWFKQIADPAKGVTTIVTPLYTAVLGWDGARFLHWKLHPNGKYIKDTVETVRKDEGYSIAPGLQFRDGGMRTVEFVQFTSTDSLIKLSENDTRTVTLHGAVEPFGNVELLYTFKGGSFEFEITARYQAEKLTTLGESGVWSISPGLSPTEDVHSTAISSMTQTGEEYFVGSHVWLGEYSNGTHEEFAPSADKPEKFNASGTTQWVAQRSKYFVVAVSPKKPGTAVEMSSEIGLNPTWKTQRILVTVPTTAMAEFSTRVYWGPLKNSYVGAFAPKLDLIMNWGWAIIRPFSKAVLWTLTFLYQFVPNYGIVILLFTILIKVILWPLTAKQFRSMKEMQIIQPIMQEMREKYKDNPKKMQEEMFKIYAEYKVNPAAGCLPMLLQMPVLYSLFIVFRSTIELRGAPFMLWIQDLSQPEALFILPFSIPLYGVNVALLPILMGVTQFYMGKQTASNDPNQKIMLYMMPVMMAVFFNSLPSGLVLYYFYYNLATIVQQHYIKGTTDKKVPEVKVS, from the coding sequence ATGGATAGAAACGCTTGGATTGCCATCCTCCTCATCGGCCTGGTGCTAATATTAACGCCCTATCTGGAAAAATTGTGGGCGCCAACTCCCGTACCACCGCCGCCGGTAACGCAATCGCACGATACCATTCCCGCCGCGAAACCGCCTGCGGAAACCGGCGTACGAGCCGATACATCTGCCATAACGAGTACCACGACACCGCTTGTACCACCCGTCGTCGAAAAGCCGTGGTTCAAGCAGATCGCCGATCCCGCGAAAGGGGTAACGACAATTGTCACACCGCTGTACACCGCTGTATTGGGGTGGGACGGCGCACGCTTCCTCCATTGGAAACTGCATCCGAACGGGAAGTATATCAAGGACACCGTCGAAACTGTCCGGAAGGATGAAGGATACTCGATTGCACCGGGTCTCCAGTTCCGTGATGGTGGCATGCGCACGGTTGAATTCGTTCAATTCACTTCGACCGATTCGTTGATTAAGCTATCCGAGAACGATACCCGCACCGTTACCTTGCACGGCGCGGTGGAGCCGTTCGGCAATGTCGAACTGCTGTACACCTTCAAAGGGGGTTCCTTTGAATTTGAGATTACAGCGCGCTATCAAGCGGAGAAATTGACTACCCTCGGCGAGTCCGGCGTTTGGTCGATATCGCCCGGCTTATCGCCGACTGAGGATGTTCATAGTACCGCCATCAGCAGTATGACCCAAACCGGAGAAGAGTATTTCGTCGGAAGCCACGTTTGGCTCGGTGAGTATTCCAACGGTACCCATGAAGAATTTGCCCCATCGGCGGATAAACCAGAGAAGTTCAACGCATCGGGCACGACGCAATGGGTCGCGCAACGCAGTAAATATTTCGTCGTGGCGGTTTCGCCGAAGAAGCCGGGTACTGCGGTGGAAATGTCGTCGGAAATTGGACTGAACCCCACTTGGAAAACTCAACGGATTCTGGTGACAGTACCTACGACAGCGATGGCGGAGTTCTCGACCCGGGTCTATTGGGGACCGCTCAAGAACAGCTATGTCGGCGCGTTTGCGCCAAAGCTTGACCTGATTATGAATTGGGGTTGGGCGATTATTCGTCCCTTCTCCAAAGCGGTATTGTGGACATTGACATTCCTGTATCAATTCGTTCCGAATTACGGTATCGTTATTCTTCTCTTCACAATTCTGATTAAAGTGATACTTTGGCCGCTTACTGCGAAGCAATTCCGCAGTATGAAGGAAATGCAGATCATTCAGCCGATTATGCAGGAGATGCGCGAAAAGTACAAAGACAATCCGAAGAAAATGCAAGAGGAGATGTTCAAGATTTATGCGGAATATAAGGTAAATCCCGCCGCCGGGTGTCTGCCGATGCTATTGCAGATGCCAGTGCTGTATTCCTTGTTTATCGTATTCCGCTCGACGATTGAGTTACGCGGTGCGCCGTTCATGTTATGGATTCAAGACCTTTCCCAACCGGAAGCGTTGTTTATTCTACCGTTCAGCATCCCCTTGTACGGGGTCAATGTCGCATTGCTGCCGATACTGATGGGCGTCACCCAATTCTATATGGGAAAGCAGACCGCGTCGAACGATCCGAACCAGAAAATTATGTTATACATGATGCCGGTAATGATGGCGGTATTCTTTAATTCGCTGCCGAGCGGCTTAGTATTGTATTACTTCTATTACAATCTGGCGACCATCGTCCAACAACACTACATCAAAGGGACCACCGACAAGAAAGTCCCGGAAGTGAAAGTGTCGTAA
- a CDS encoding RelA/SpoT domain-containing protein: MDIEELRKQYREIQSSAEHFMLELKRQIEELFNANSISLGVAIECRLKSLTSIEEKLDRKSLKIEQLVDLPDFIGIRAILLYKRDVDKLSEIVLSNFSELSHEDTAARLEPSQFGYQSVHFNLKLKDDWLKLPTFHGCENFQFELQVRTLAQHIWAAAEHDLQYKSEIDIPKPIRRTIYRVSALLETVDLEFERVLAERSEYRKEKTVVDLDEVLNVDLLEKTLRDKLPLDHLQGDEAYSDLLTDLFAMGVTTAKQLNSLIDKNLEKAKKADHEMVVRILKRKQSWPSGYLERANRGVFYNYVGLVRDVMRIEFGDRFEKYFSDKQAERLMSKRKHVELPMKKVST, from the coding sequence GTGGATATTGAAGAACTTAGAAAACAATACCGAGAGATTCAGAGTTCCGCCGAACATTTTATGCTTGAACTAAAAAGGCAGATCGAAGAACTGTTCAATGCTAACTCAATATCACTTGGGGTTGCGATTGAATGCAGGCTTAAAAGTCTCACTTCGATCGAAGAGAAGTTAGATAGAAAATCCCTTAAGATAGAACAGCTTGTTGACCTGCCTGATTTCATTGGAATTCGTGCAATCTTGCTCTACAAACGCGATGTAGATAAGCTATCCGAAATAGTGTTGTCAAATTTTAGTGAGCTTTCCCACGAGGATACAGCAGCAAGACTTGAACCGTCCCAGTTTGGGTATCAATCCGTTCATTTTAATTTAAAATTAAAAGACGATTGGCTAAAACTTCCTACATTTCATGGTTGTGAAAATTTTCAATTTGAATTACAGGTTAGAACGTTAGCTCAACATATCTGGGCCGCTGCTGAACATGATTTACAATACAAATCCGAAATTGACATACCTAAACCGATAAGAAGAACAATTTATCGAGTTTCAGCTCTATTAGAAACGGTTGATCTGGAATTTGAAAGAGTTCTTGCCGAGAGAAGCGAATACCGGAAAGAAAAAACAGTTGTTGATTTGGATGAGGTTCTAAATGTTGATTTACTTGAAAAAACCCTTAGAGATAAACTTCCATTGGATCATTTACAAGGAGATGAAGCATACTCCGATTTACTGACTGACCTATTTGCAATGGGAGTAACTACAGCAAAACAACTAAATTCTCTTATCGATAAAAACTTAGAGAAGGCAAAAAAAGCAGATCACGAAATGGTTGTACGTATTTTAAAAAGAAAGCAAAGTTGGCCTTCAGGTTATCTTGAACGCGCTAATAGAGGAGTCTTCTATAACTACGTTGGGTTAGTGAGAGATGTGATGAGGATTGAATTTGGTGATCGCTTTGAAAAATACTTTAGTGATAAACAAGCAGAAAGGCTAATGAGTAAAAGGAAACATGTGGAATTGCCAATGAAGAAGGTGTCGACTTAG
- a CDS encoding HPF/RaiA family ribosome-associated protein: MLILIRNLHFRIDQTVRKFIEQSIQRKLEKYGNHIRRVTIQLIDFNSRHDGNNKSCRIEVRLSTNAIVFVEKISKDLIHSVEEAAERASGAVSRSVGRSRAKRRSVQLAID; encoded by the coding sequence GTGTTGATTCTCATTCGAAACTTGCACTTTCGCATCGACCAAACTGTGCGTAAATTTATCGAACAGTCGATTCAACGCAAGTTAGAAAAGTATGGCAATCACATTCGGCGGGTTACGATTCAACTGATTGATTTTAACAGTCGCCATGACGGAAACAATAAGAGCTGTCGGATTGAGGTTCGACTCTCAACCAATGCAATTGTTTTTGTTGAAAAAATCAGCAAAGACTTAATTCATTCCGTGGAGGAAGCGGCAGAGCGGGCATCGGGAGCGGTTTCCCGTTCGGTCGGACGTTCCCGCGCCAAGCGTCGTTCCGTCCAACTTGCCATCGATTAA
- a CDS encoding carotenoid biosynthesis protein yields MKSIELFLLMATLSMAGMILYDRVMLLLKRPPGLLFNAALVALLVGAVFSHALILRGVVWSLLFFAITTVVPYLVEAIGVRTGIPFGHYRYTKLMEPFGPFGVPVAVAGIWPVVLYFSVVDAEVLFTYFDWTMSLSRLLPTAAVIAMAADFLIEPTLVTKGYWIWDRERSSRIRWRTIPWTNFVGWFGTALFTLILAFAANGFLLPHQPNFTGDWLFPAPLLWAGLGVLNLVFAALHDRIPEVVIGGIVVCLCAFWLFYQMAFV; encoded by the coding sequence ATGAAGAGTATCGAACTATTTTTACTAATGGCGACGCTATCGATGGCGGGCATGATCCTGTATGACCGGGTAATGCTGCTATTAAAACGTCCGCCCGGACTTCTATTTAATGCCGCATTGGTGGCATTGCTTGTCGGTGCAGTGTTCTCCCATGCCCTCATTTTGCGTGGTGTGGTGTGGTCGCTACTGTTTTTCGCGATAACGACTGTCGTTCCCTACCTCGTCGAAGCTATCGGTGTCCGTACCGGAATTCCGTTCGGGCATTACCGCTATACGAAGCTCATGGAACCGTTTGGCCCATTCGGAGTACCAGTCGCAGTCGCCGGGATTTGGCCGGTTGTGTTATACTTCAGTGTGGTCGATGCCGAAGTACTTTTCACCTATTTCGATTGGACGATGTCGCTATCGCGGTTACTGCCTACTGCCGCTGTAATCGCCATGGCTGCCGATTTCCTCATCGAGCCGACTTTGGTCACGAAAGGGTATTGGATTTGGGATCGTGAGCGAAGCTCCCGTATCCGCTGGCGGACGATTCCTTGGACGAATTTTGTTGGTTGGTTTGGCACGGCATTGTTTACCCTCATTCTCGCCTTTGCCGCCAACGGATTTCTCTTGCCTCACCAACCGAATTTTACCGGTGACTGGTTGTTTCCGGCGCCGCTACTCTGGGCAGGGCTTGGTGTATTGAATCTGGTGTTTGCCGCGCTCCATGACCGGATTCCCGAAGTTGTCATCGGCGGGATTGTTGTCTGTCTCTGTGCCTTCTGGTTGTTCTATCAAATGGCATTTGTATGA
- a CDS encoding T9SS type A sorting domain-containing protein gives MFHRIVVAICVNLFVSTSVVTCALAQDSSNVRCIGRLIGPSATSVAVQGNYVYIANSLSGVEIVDFENPISPFIIGRYDTPGSASGVAVSGNFCYVADGDRGLRIINIANPRVPQEVGSVDTPGYASGVTIFGSYAFIANGNNGLYIVDVSTPSNAQIIGSYNTPDYATNVVVQGNFVFVADDNSGLRIINIVNPAMPQEVGHFDSPGHAKDIAVNGNFVYIADGLSGLRIIDKSNPSQPREIGSFVTRSFASSVVIYNSFAYVTVQDDSLYIINISNPSQPQEVLVFNGGGDDITITGSHAFIARHDRGLNILNISNPSNPCMAGFIDSPSQATDVVLYGNHAFVTDVYDDLFIIDIHNPSVLRTDGRLKLPVVFSRSTTVSNNFAYIACEDDGIRIINISDVANPQEVGQFVTPGSANGVFVVGNFCYVAASDRGLRIINISNPSNPFEVGFFDTPGRAMKVKVIGNYAFVADYDYGLRIIDVSNPLSPQEVGFYNTPGVAYNVAVVGSIAFVADAGFGLRIIDISNVTSPQEIGNYNTSGVAYGVAISGEYAYVADWDQGIRVINISNPTFSHEVGYYETLTSAYGICAVGSSVYVAASTEFGVYTHSTLGVVDRIGEAIPGDFQIEQLYPNPFNASATLTYTLPKTAKVKFELFDITGRSVGTVFDWSQEAGTYSVKLQGEQLTSGAYFAKLSAGSQSVSRKFVVLK, from the coding sequence ATGTTTCATCGCATAGTAGTAGCCATCTGCGTCAATCTGTTCGTAAGTACATCAGTTGTAACCTGCGCACTTGCTCAAGACAGTTCAAATGTTCGTTGCATAGGTCGATTGATAGGACCAAGTGCGACAAGCGTTGCAGTACAAGGCAATTACGTTTACATCGCTAATTCACTCTCAGGTGTAGAGATTGTAGACTTTGAAAATCCAATTTCTCCATTTATCATTGGACGTTATGATACGCCTGGGTCTGCAAGTGGGGTGGCAGTTTCTGGAAATTTCTGTTACGTTGCTGATGGCGACCGAGGATTGCGGATAATAAATATAGCAAATCCACGAGTTCCACAAGAGGTTGGATCTGTTGATACACCAGGTTATGCTTCTGGTGTAACGATATTCGGAAGCTATGCATTTATTGCAAATGGAAACAATGGATTATATATCGTTGATGTTAGCACTCCGAGTAACGCACAAATCATCGGTTCTTATAATACACCCGATTATGCTACAAATGTTGTTGTTCAGGGTAATTTTGTTTTTGTAGCTGATGATAATTCCGGATTAAGGATAATAAATATTGTTAATCCAGCAATGCCTCAAGAAGTTGGACATTTTGACTCACCAGGTCATGCAAAAGATATTGCAGTTAATGGCAATTTCGTTTACATCGCAGACGGTCTTTCTGGGCTTAGAATTATCGACAAAAGCAATCCCTCCCAACCTCGAGAAATAGGATCCTTTGTTACTCGAAGTTTTGCAAGTAGTGTTGTAATATATAACAGTTTTGCGTATGTAACCGTGCAAGACGACAGTTTATATATCATTAACATTAGCAATCCTTCGCAACCACAGGAGGTTCTTGTATTCAATGGTGGTGGTGACGACATTACGATCACAGGATCTCATGCTTTTATCGCAAGGCACGACCGAGGTTTGAATATCTTAAACATAAGTAATCCCTCTAACCCTTGTATGGCTGGATTTATTGATTCACCAAGTCAAGCGACGGATGTTGTACTATACGGTAATCATGCTTTTGTTACAGATGTCTATGATGACTTGTTTATTATTGATATCCATAATCCATCGGTTTTACGAACTGACGGGCGGCTCAAATTACCAGTTGTATTTTCTAGGAGCACGACAGTATCGAACAATTTTGCATATATTGCTTGTGAAGACGATGGAATCCGCATCATAAACATTAGTGATGTTGCCAATCCACAAGAAGTTGGACAATTCGTTACTCCAGGAAGCGCGAATGGGGTGTTTGTTGTTGGCAATTTCTGCTATGTCGCCGCTTCTGATCGAGGACTACGGATTATTAATATCAGTAATCCTTCCAACCCTTTTGAAGTTGGTTTCTTTGATACCCCTGGTAGAGCAATGAAAGTAAAAGTTATTGGTAATTATGCATTTGTCGCAGACTATGACTATGGGTTGCGAATCATTGATGTAAGTAATCCTTTGTCTCCGCAAGAAGTTGGCTTCTATAACACACCTGGAGTAGCATACAATGTCGCTGTTGTTGGTAGCATTGCTTTTGTCGCTGACGCTGGTTTTGGTTTACGGATAATCGATATCAGTAATGTAACATCACCGCAAGAAATTGGCAACTACAACACTTCAGGCGTCGCATATGGAGTGGCGATATCTGGAGAATATGCATATGTAGCGGATTGGGATCAAGGAATTCGAGTGATTAATATCAGCAATCCCACATTTTCACATGAAGTCGGTTATTACGAAACACTTACTTCTGCTTACGGCATCTGTGCAGTTGGCTCATCAGTATATGTAGCAGCATCTACTGAGTTCGGTGTTTACACACATTCTACATTAGGTGTTGTTGATCGTATTGGTGAGGCAATCCCCGGCGACTTCCAGATCGAGCAACTCTATCCCAATCCCTTTAATGCGAGTGCGACACTTACCTACACGTTACCAAAAACAGCGAAGGTAAAGTTTGAGCTGTTTGATATTACCGGGAGGAGTGTCGGAACGGTGTTCGATTGGTCGCAGGAGGCAGGAACCTATTCTGTGAAGTTGCAGGGCGAGCAACTCACATCTGGCGCTTACTTCGCCAAGTTATCCGCCGGTTCGCAATCGGTATCCCGGAAGTTTGTAGTATTGAAGTAA
- a CDS encoding methyltransferase domain-containing protein, which yields MSDTHHTQRIEQYYRDMRSLIDIVTAQNGYANLGWLPEHSSGDYQTAQRLLVRTIADQLQLRPQFRVLEIGCGLGGPARQIATEFSCEVYGLELLRSQIDAGQKTLTAKDTIHLIQASAQALPFPRETFEAVYSLESAFHYPDKSKFVSEVAAVLKPGGRFAIADVLFTGNRRNGWRERQVLRALGAHSLYTEAKYREAAQQNGLRFVSRTDLTSGVCRSVQKMAPLIFQHWHTLRDAHYANWYLLAIAAIAKLSPITYPIVPVRYTLLGFEKSLR from the coding sequence ATGAGCGACACCCACCACACCCAGCGCATCGAACAATACTACCGCGACATGCGCAGTTTAATCGATATCGTCACGGCACAGAATGGGTACGCGAATCTCGGTTGGCTACCGGAACACTCTTCCGGTGATTATCAGACCGCGCAAAGATTGTTGGTGCGAACTATTGCGGATCAATTACAATTGCGGCCACAGTTTCGCGTATTGGAAATTGGTTGCGGGTTAGGCGGCCCGGCACGACAAATCGCTACTGAGTTCTCATGCGAAGTTTATGGTCTCGAACTTCTCCGCTCGCAAATCGATGCCGGGCAAAAAACACTAACTGCTAAAGACACAATTCACTTAATCCAAGCATCCGCTCAAGCGCTTCCGTTTCCACGAGAGACTTTCGAGGCGGTGTATTCGCTCGAGAGCGCATTCCATTATCCCGATAAGTCGAAATTTGTTTCCGAAGTGGCGGCGGTGTTAAAGCCGGGAGGAAGGTTTGCCATTGCCGATGTGTTATTCACGGGAAACCGGCGGAACGGTTGGCGGGAACGGCAAGTACTGCGGGCGTTAGGCGCACACTCGCTCTATACGGAAGCCAAGTATCGTGAAGCGGCTCAACAGAATGGATTGCGATTCGTCTCCCGGACCGATTTGACTTCTGGCGTTTGTCGTTCGGTACAGAAAATGGCACCGCTCATTTTTCAACATTGGCACACCTTGCGGGATGCTCATTATGCGAATTGGTACCTCCTTGCTATTGCAGCAATCGCAAAGCTTTCTCCGATTACATACCCCATCGTTCCGGTTCGTTACACACTGCTCGGGTTTGAGAAGTCGCTTCGGTAG
- a CDS encoding 4Fe-4S binding protein, whose translation MKPRTLRYTFLSILLAIVTYTAIWGKRSFEAWCPFGGMESLWGLFTVGQFSCVTGPLNLSMLVAIIVLAILAKKTFCSWGCPIGFLQELQNKVTRRFFPNRKPLNPKLNSWLKPLRYITLVVALYFTYRTGELILRGYDPFYIIFSGFGHGTLGWVSVTILGLLFIGAFIIPMFFCRYFCPLGATLDPFSRIGLIKIVRNTETCLECGDCATACPHDIKPFTVTRVNHRDCTNCLECIQACPVDDCLVLKLSPQVKS comes from the coding sequence ATGAAACCACGAACCTTACGCTATACATTCCTTTCAATCCTTCTTGCGATTGTCACCTATACTGCAATCTGGGGAAAACGCTCGTTTGAAGCGTGGTGCCCGTTTGGCGGGATGGAGAGTCTCTGGGGATTGTTTACAGTGGGACAATTCAGTTGCGTGACTGGCCCACTCAATCTCTCGATGTTGGTAGCAATCATCGTATTGGCGATTCTCGCCAAGAAGACATTCTGTAGTTGGGGGTGTCCAATCGGTTTTCTGCAGGAATTGCAAAACAAAGTAACGCGTCGCTTCTTTCCGAATCGCAAGCCATTGAATCCAAAACTGAACTCATGGCTAAAACCGTTGCGGTACATTACACTGGTGGTAGCGCTCTATTTTACCTACCGCACTGGAGAACTAATCCTGCGGGGATATGATCCGTTTTACATCATTTTTTCGGGATTTGGGCATGGTACGTTGGGTTGGGTTAGCGTAACGATATTGGGATTGCTGTTCATCGGTGCGTTCATTATTCCGATGTTTTTCTGCCGTTACTTCTGCCCGTTAGGCGCGACGCTCGATCCATTTAGCCGGATTGGATTGATAAAGATTGTTCGGAATACCGAAACTTGTTTGGAGTGTGGTGATTGTGCCACAGCCTGCCCCCACGACATAAAACCATTTACAGTAACCCGAGTGAATCATCGTGACTGTACGAATTGTCTGGAATGCATCCAAGCCTGCCCCGTTGACGACTGTCTCGTCCTAAAACTTTCTCCCCAGGTGAAATCATGA
- a CDS encoding SPASM domain-containing protein, translating into MLEGLGNKQVAKLLQTTLANPSRYGTLLTQAWTRLVMPRDETAPFPSSAMIEPIARCNLKCPECPVGRGELGRTGEVSIEAFAELWKMFRGKIAHVLLFNQGEPLMVRHFDKIAQICSATKTYSLTSTNATLLAKNDWPERLVASGLTELILSIDGTTQDTFELYRVGGRLDKVIEGVQALRKARDANGGRGPILTMQMLLAKTNEHQWQDAPAFAKKIGCDGLVFKTMQIERLHDPVAKHFLPTKKKFWRYTEDESGKLILRRKWIGCGRLWWHPVVHADGELVPCCFDKNSEHSYGNVFQDGFATVWNGEKARKFRRQFIDSKAPPLPMCENCTEGLWRVELLPKEMERLQRHD; encoded by the coding sequence ATGCTCGAAGGATTGGGAAATAAACAGGTAGCGAAACTGTTGCAGACGACACTGGCGAACCCGTCGCGCTACGGCACATTGCTGACTCAGGCGTGGACACGATTGGTTATGCCGCGGGATGAGACAGCGCCGTTTCCTTCGAGTGCGATGATCGAGCCAATTGCGCGCTGTAATTTGAAATGTCCCGAATGTCCGGTGGGGCGCGGCGAATTGGGGCGTACTGGAGAAGTATCGATCGAAGCGTTTGCCGAATTGTGGAAGATGTTTCGCGGGAAAATCGCGCACGTCCTGCTATTCAATCAAGGCGAACCCTTGATGGTGCGCCATTTCGACAAAATTGCTCAAATATGCTCCGCCACGAAAACCTACTCCCTTACTTCGACCAATGCGACCCTGCTCGCAAAAAACGATTGGCCGGAACGCTTGGTCGCAAGCGGTCTCACCGAGTTAATTCTCTCGATCGATGGTACGACCCAGGATACCTTTGAGTTGTACCGGGTCGGCGGCCGACTCGATAAAGTCATCGAAGGAGTCCAAGCGTTGCGGAAGGCGCGTGATGCCAATGGCGGACGCGGCCCCATTCTCACGATGCAGATGTTGCTGGCGAAAACGAATGAGCATCAATGGCAGGATGCGCCTGCTTTTGCGAAGAAAATCGGATGTGACGGATTAGTATTCAAAACGATGCAGATCGAACGACTGCACGATCCAGTCGCGAAGCATTTTCTCCCGACGAAAAAAAAATTCTGGCGATACACCGAGGATGAGTCGGGAAAACTGATATTGCGGCGGAAGTGGATTGGCTGCGGGCGGTTGTGGTGGCATCCGGTCGTCCATGCCGATGGGGAATTGGTGCCGTGCTGCTTCGATAAAAATTCCGAACATTCTTATGGCAATGTCTTTCAGGATGGTTTCGCAACAGTGTGGAATGGGGAAAAGGCGCGAAAATTCCGGCGACAGTTTATCGACAGCAAAGCGCCGCCATTGCCAATGTGCGAAAACTGTACCGAAGGGCTGTGGCGTGTGGAATTACTGCCGAAAGAAATGGAAAGATTACAGCGACATGATTAG